Below is a genomic region from Oligoflexus sp..
TTGAAAGAGAAACCTTTGGCTAAAAGCCAGGGTGACTTGATTGGTGCTGATCATGTAACTAAGTCCATAAGATGAGGTTCCCGAAGGCGCCTACAGTAATTCATGGACTTGGTTTTGGCTAGCAGAGAATACTTAAGTCTTTTCCCAGGCTTAAGACCGGCTGCGGAGGCTTTGGGGCATTTGGGAGACAAGGCGCAGAGACTGCTGAGGCAGGCCGCGCTCCAAAGCCTCCCACTGCTGGCGAAGGATTTCGGTCATATCGCTGACCGCCGCATGCCGCAGCCAGACCTCTTCACCGAAAATGCGCCAGGCTTCGGGACTGCGCTCCGTATCCAGACGGGAAAGCCTTGTCATCAGGCTATTCCAGGTAAACGGCAGATAATCGCGTTCGGCCTGGAGCTCGGATCCGCGCACGCCGAATTCGGTGGAAAGGATCGGCAGACGCGCGGCCAGATATTCAAAGATTTTGACATTGCTGCCCGATCCTCGCGCGACCGGATTGATGGCAAAATCCGCCGCTTGAAAATAGGGCAGAACGGAATCCACGAAGCCGGTGGCCAGCATATGCGGGGAACGTCCGGCAGGCGCCACGGAGCCAAGGATCAGAAAGTGTATCGAGGCGGACTTGAGGGCCTCCTGATTCTTCTGAACGAAAGACTGCAGCTCGGCGACGGCTTCCATATTCGGCGCATAACGGCTGCCGCTAAAAAGGACGACCCGGTCCTTGGCCTGAAAACCCAGCTTTTCCCGCATCTCGATCCGCTTTGCGGCATCCGGGGCATAAAGCGCGGCATCAATTCCATTCGGCACGAGCTGAATGGGTTTCACCTCACGATTATGCGCCTGGAAGAAAATATAGTCCTCCACCGAACAGGCCAGGATACCATCATAACGTTTGGACGCAGTCTGCTCCCACTGCTGAACGATCGGCGCAAAAAGATGCCGATCGCGGAAACCACCCTGTTCGAGCAGTCGGTATTCAAGATTATGACTCAGGAGCACCCAGGGCTTTCGACGCCAGGGCCCTGGAATCGGCGGCACAAAAGGCAGATCGCAGATAATGCAGTCCGCCCAGTGCAAACGTTCGCGCAAACTCGCAGGAATCAGGCCGGCAGCGAGAATGGGATACTGCCATAAGCGGGGCAAACCGAGGCGGCGGGCCAGAGTTTGAGCCAGACCGAGCGGCAGGGAAAGATTGATCTCCTCGACCAGGCCGGGCTCAATGTCTTCCTGCAGAAGACTGGGGCCGGATCCGTAGTCCTCACGGCGACCGGCAAGGCTATAGATGCAGACATCAAGGCCAAGTCGTGCCAAGGCTTTCGCAAGGTTTCCACTGCGCAGATGGCCACCGGCCTGATTGGGAAACAGACGCAAACCACTGAGGATCAAGACTTTCCGAATACGCTTCAAAGGCCCCTCCAATCCCACAACAACTTATACCATAGCGGCTCCGCAGGGGGCGGCACAATGGGAAGAGCAAAGATCCGGCCAGGATGGGCTGCTTGGGTTGGCTGAATTTATACAGTATTTACAGTGCGTTAACAAAGAGCGCACGAGGGGTTCAGCGCCGCGCTGTCAGATTTTTTGACAGGAGTCGCAGGACCGACCGAAACGAAGGGCGCTGCGCGCGGCTTTCAGGGAACTGGAAATTCCCTATCGAGCCTCGCTTTTATCCTGTGTTAGGTTAAAGGCCACGTTCTCGTCGATAGGGTGGAAGTATGCGTACAAAAGTCTTGATCACAGGTCAGCTGCATAACGTGGCCTTGGAAGGGTTCAATCAAATCGCGGGTCTTGAGATCGTCTACAAGCCCGATGTGGTCTTCGAGGAACTCGTTCCCGATCTGGCCAACACTCATGTTCTGGTGTCCCGTAGTGAAACCAACGTGGATCGCCGATTGATCGACGCATCCCCGCAACTGAAAGTGATCGCGCGCGCTGCCGTCGGCGTGGGCAACATCGATCTCGAATATGCCACCGAACGCGGAATTCTCGTCCTCAACACGCCCGGTAAGAATACCAACTCCGCGGCCGAGCTGACCCTCGGCCTCATGCTCGCCATGCTGCGGAAGATTCCCGAAGCGCAGAACAAGGTGAAAGCGGGCGGCTGGGACCGTCACCGCTTCAGCGGTTTCGAACTGAAAGGCAAGAAAGTCGGCATCGTCGGACTTGGCAATGTGGGCCACCGCGTGGCTCGATTCTGCCGTGGATTTGACTGTGAAGTGTACGCTTATGATCCCTATATTTCGCCCAACGTGTTCTCGAATCATGGCGCGACGCCGGTGAGCTCGCTCCTGGAAATCGCCGAGATCTGCGATATCCTCACGCTGCATGTGCCGAAGAATAAAGAAACGACCAACATGATCGATCGCGCCGTGCTGCAGGCCCTGGGTCCCCAGGGTTATTTCGTGAACGCAGCGCGCGGCGGCGTGGTGGATGAGAAGGATCTTCTGTGGGCGCTCGAAACGCACGTGATCGCGGGCGCAGCGATCGACACCTTTGAAAAAGAACCCGGCCCCTGGATGGATCTTGTGAAACATCCGAACGTTTACTGCACACCGCATATCGGAGCCTCGACCGAGGAAGCGCAGATCGCGATCGGCCAGACCATAGTCGAGCAGGTGCGGAAAGCCTTGGAAGGCGGCGTCGTGGATTATCACGTGAACCTGCCTCAGGTCGGCGTGATCGATAAGCCCATCCTGAAAGCCTACTCCACCCTTGCCGAAAAACTCGGCTCGATCGTCGGCCAGGTCCTGGACTTCAATCCCAAAACAGTGCAGCTCCAGTACCGCGGTGATATCGCGGAACTCGATAACTCCATCATCCGCCTCAGCTGGATGAAGGGTTTCGCCACCCAGGTCGTCGATGATTACGTGTCCTTCGTGAACGTGAACAAGCACATCGAACGCCTGGGCATCGAAATCAGCGAAAGCACGGATCCCAGCTTTACGAGCTATAATTCCGCTTTGAAAATCATCGTCCGCGGCGCTCAGGGCCAGCAGATCACGGTCGGCGGCGTGGTGTTTGAAGAGCGGCATATCCGCCTGACCCTCTTCAACGATTTCCACTTCGAAGTCGAGCCTACGGGCTATCTCCTTCTGATCGAAAACCATGACCGTCCCGGTGTCATCGGTGACGTCGGCCACTATCTGGCCCGTGGTAACGTCAACATCAGCTCCTTCAACCTGAGCCGGAATAAAAAAGGTGGACGGGCGATGGCGATCGTCAGTGTCGATAGTCAGATCCCTGCGCCGCAACTGAAGCAGCTGAAAGAACTGCCCAACGTTGTCAGCGCCAAAGCCCTTTTCCTATGAGCAAGGATGAGCTGAAAAATCCGCTCACCCGCGAAGGCTGGGAGCGGATCGCTGAAGAGCATCGCCAGCTGCTTGAGGTGGAACGGCCACGCATCGTCGAAAACATGGCGACCGCGGCTGCCGAAGGGGACCGTTCGGAAAACGCAGAGTATATCTATAGCCGCAAGCGGATGCGGGAAATCGATAAACGCCTGCGTTACCTCACCGGCCTTCTGAAGGATGCGGAGATTGTGGATCCACGCAATATCCGCAGCAGTCGCATCGAATTCGGGGCCACCTTCGTCATCGAGGACGAGGAGGGCCAGACCCGGGAATGGACCATCGTCGGGGTCGGAGAGTCCGATGCCGACAAGGGCACGATCTCCTGGAAGTCGCCCTTGGCCCGGGCTGTCTGGGGGAAGAAGGTCGGCCAAGTGGTCACTGTACACCGGCCGATGGGCGATGCCGATTACGAGATCATCGATATCCATTATGCCGGACGTCGGGTGGAGTAGGACGAAGTTCAGGCACCCGTCTGTTGGATTTTTCGAACAGCGTCACGCCCTATGGTCTGTCATCACGACTTTAAAACGCTTGTTTTCCCGGCATTCTCCGCCGCTTTACCCTCCTCAGCGATGGAATGAGTTTTGCTCTTCACGGAATCGTTACCGTGAAGAGCGGGCACATTCCAAATAAAACGAGTTGAAGAGGGTTATATCCATGAAGCTGAAGCGTGTATTCGCCGAGTACGAGTGCGAAGAGACAAATTCCTGGGGTTGCTTTTGTCCGTCCTGCAAACAATATCAGAGCTATGAATGTCCCGAAACCGGCGGAGTCCAGACCAGCTGTCCGGATTGTCAGTCGAAATTTATCGTGACGTTCCACCAGTGATATCTGCGGGCGTCGAGGGGGGTCTGCCTTGAGGGGCGGAATTATTGCAGCTTGATTGAGCCTGCGGTTTCCGTGATCATACGCTGTTCCTCAATCCCTAAAGGAGCCCCTTATGTCTCATTCATACCAGGTGGAGCCTGCGCGCGCCGACTGGCCACAGCTCAGTGGAAATATTTACTGCATCGGCCGTAATTATGCCGACCACGCCAAGGAACTTGGCAACGAAATTCCTGCAGAACCTGTCGTCTTTTTGAAAGCGCCTTCGTCCCTGCGTCGACTGGCGGAAGGACCGATCGCCTTTGCCGATGAAACCTATCATCATGAACTGGAACTCGTACTGCTGGTGGGACGTCATCTGAAGAGCCAGTCCGATGTCGGCCCGGATGCCGTCGCGGCTGTGACCCTGGGACTCGACCTGACCCGCCGGGGTGTGCAGGATCAATTGAAAAAGAAAAGCCTGCCCTGGACGATCGCGAAGAGCTTCGCCGGTTCCGGCATGCTCGCGCCCTTCGTCAGCGCCCAAGGCGTGGATTTAACCAGGATTGATCTGCAGCTGGAAGTGAACGGTGAAGTGAAGCAGGCAGGACACACCAAGGACATGATGTTCCCCTGCTATACGATCCTGCATTATCTCGTGACGCTGCAGAACCTGTATCCAGGGGATCTTATCTTCACCGGAACGCCCTCGGGCGTGGGACCTTTGAAACGCGGTGATCAGCTTCGAGTTTTCAGTGACGCTTTGAAACTGAATGCGAACGGCCGACTTTAACGCCGAGCCTGGCGCGTACCGGCAGCAGCTGCGGGTGGTACGCGCAGAACAGCCAGCGAATTGGTTTCATCCATAAAGATCTCACTGTGCACGATGCGTCCCTGCGAAAGCACCAGAGCCTTGTGATTGCTGCCCGGATGCCCCCAATATTCCCAGTGTCCATCACCGACCGGCACCGCCTGGAATCCCGCGACGAAGACTTCGGCATTTTTGGGAAGCGTGCCCTGAATGCGAAGACGTCTCTGTTTCCAGCCAAGGAGTGGCGGCGCTTCC
It encodes:
- the greA gene encoding transcription elongation factor GreA, yielding MSKDELKNPLTREGWERIAEEHRQLLEVERPRIVENMATAAAEGDRSENAEYIYSRKRMREIDKRLRYLTGLLKDAEIVDPRNIRSSRIEFGATFVIEDEEGQTREWTIVGVGESDADKGTISWKSPLARAVWGKKVGQVVTVHRPMGDADYEIIDIHYAGRRVE
- the serA gene encoding phosphoglycerate dehydrogenase → MRTKVLITGQLHNVALEGFNQIAGLEIVYKPDVVFEELVPDLANTHVLVSRSETNVDRRLIDASPQLKVIARAAVGVGNIDLEYATERGILVLNTPGKNTNSAAELTLGLMLAMLRKIPEAQNKVKAGGWDRHRFSGFELKGKKVGIVGLGNVGHRVARFCRGFDCEVYAYDPYISPNVFSNHGATPVSSLLEIAEICDILTLHVPKNKETTNMIDRAVLQALGPQGYFVNAARGGVVDEKDLLWALETHVIAGAAIDTFEKEPGPWMDLVKHPNVYCTPHIGASTEEAQIAIGQTIVEQVRKALEGGVVDYHVNLPQVGVIDKPILKAYSTLAEKLGSIVGQVLDFNPKTVQLQYRGDIAELDNSIIRLSWMKGFATQVVDDYVSFVNVNKHIERLGIEISESTDPSFTSYNSALKIIVRGAQGQQITVGGVVFEERHIRLTLFNDFHFEVEPTGYLLLIENHDRPGVIGDVGHYLARGNVNISSFNLSRNKKGGRAMAIVSVDSQIPAPQLKQLKELPNVVSAKALFL
- a CDS encoding glycosyltransferase, with the protein product MKRIRKVLILSGLRLFPNQAGGHLRSGNLAKALARLGLDVCIYSLAGRREDYGSGPSLLQEDIEPGLVEEINLSLPLGLAQTLARRLGLPRLWQYPILAAGLIPASLRERLHWADCIICDLPFVPPIPGPWRRKPWVLLSHNLEYRLLEQGGFRDRHLFAPIVQQWEQTASKRYDGILACSVEDYIFFQAHNREVKPIQLVPNGIDAALYAPDAAKRIEMREKLGFQAKDRVVLFSGSRYAPNMEAVAELQSFVQKNQEALKSASIHFLILGSVAPAGRSPHMLATGFVDSVLPYFQAADFAINPVARGSGSNVKIFEYLAARLPILSTEFGVRGSELQAERDYLPFTWNSLMTRLSRLDTERSPEAWRIFGEEVWLRHAAVSDMTEILRQQWEALERGLPQQSLRLVSQMPQSLRSRS
- a CDS encoding fumarylacetoacetate hydrolase family protein, which codes for MSHSYQVEPARADWPQLSGNIYCIGRNYADHAKELGNEIPAEPVVFLKAPSSLRRLAEGPIAFADETYHHELELVLLVGRHLKSQSDVGPDAVAAVTLGLDLTRRGVQDQLKKKSLPWTIAKSFAGSGMLAPFVSAQGVDLTRIDLQLEVNGEVKQAGHTKDMMFPCYTILHYLVTLQNLYPGDLIFTGTPSGVGPLKRGDQLRVFSDALKLNANGRL